A DNA window from Syngnathus typhle isolate RoL2023-S1 ecotype Sweden linkage group LG2, RoL_Styp_1.0, whole genome shotgun sequence contains the following coding sequences:
- the LOC133150115 gene encoding L-rhamnose-binding lectin CSL1-like, with translation MASGCLRLTTAVLLTATCLLVIGVDSADKITTCDYGHWQVHRLYCDHGVINVQQALYGRSSSLVCANDKPQKHLANTHCAQPNTANRLKKSCNGKKLCEVSLEDFRKPDPCADTFKYFQTNFTCLPAITVVVCEGSVAHLHCGFGHVIDVYGADYGRRDRTTCSYRRAAHELENVDCTHPTDLVAKMCNGKYACAITASNTVFGDPCVTIYKYLEISYTCQFVDSADKITTCDYGHWQVHRLYCDHGVINVQQALYGRSSSLVCANDKPQKRLANTHCAQPNTANRLKKSCNGKKLCEVSLEAFRKPDPCADTFKYFQTNFTCLPAITVVACEGSVAHLHCGFGHVIYVYGADYGRRDWTTCSYRRAAHELENVDCTHPTDLVAKMCNGKYACAITASNTVFGDPCVTIYKYLEISYTCQCKYLILRLIPISQSAAICAVS, from the exons ATGGCATCGGGCTGCCTCAGACTCACCACAGCAGTAT tgcTGACAGCAACGTGTCTGCTCGTCATAGGAG TTGATTCTGCAGACAAAATTACCACCTGCGATTACGGTCATTGGCAAGTCCATCGTCTATACTGTG ATCACGGAGTAATCAACGTGCAGCAAGCTTTGTATGGTCGTTCAAGCTCACTGGTCTGCGCCAATGACAAACCTCAAAAGCATCTGGCTAACACTCACTGCGCTCAGCCAAACACTGCTAACAGGCTGAAGAAAAG TTGCAATGGCAAGAAATTGTGTGAAGTGAGCTTGGAGGATTTCCGCAAACCTGACCCCTGTGCTGATACCTTCAAGTATTTTCAGACCAACTTTACCTGCTTGCCAGCAA TTACTGTGGTGGTATGTGAGGGATCTGTGGCGCACTTGCATTGTG GTTTCGGACATGTTATCGATGTCTATGGTGCAGACTACGGACGCCGTGACCGGACCACATGTTCATACAGAAGGGCAGCTCATGAGCTAGAAAATGTTGACTGCACGCACCCAACTGACCTTGTTGCCAAAAT GTGCAATGGAAAATATGCCTGTGCAATCACTGCCAGCAACACTGTTTTTGGAGACCCATGCGTAACCATTTACAAGTACTTGGAGATTTCGTACACTTGTCAAT TTGTTGATTCTGCAGACAAAATTACCACCTGCGATTACGGCCATTGGCAAGTCCATCGTCTATACTGTG ATCACGGAGTAATCAACGTGCAGCAAGCTTTGTATGGTCGTTCAAGCTCACTGGTCTGCGCCAATGACAAACCTCAAAAGCGTCTGGCTAACACTCACTGCGCTCAGCCAAACACTGCTAACAGGCTCAAGAAAAG TTGCAATGGCAAGAAATTGTGTGAAGTGAGCTTGGAGGCTTTCCGCAAACCTGACCCCTGTGCTGACACCTTCAAGTATTTTCAGACCAACTTTACCTGCTTGCCAGCAA TTACTGTGGTGGCATGTGAGGGATCTGTGGCGCACTTGCATTGTG GTTTTGGCCATGTTATCTACGTCTATGGTGCAGACTACGGCCGCCGTGACTGGACCACATGTTCCTACAGAAGGGCAGCCCATGAGCTAGAAAATGTTGACTGCACGCACCCAACTGACCTTGTTGCCAAAAT GTGCAATGGAAAATATGCCTGTGCAATCACTGCCAGCAACACTGTTTTTGGAGACCCATGCGTAACCATTTACAAGTACTTGGAGATCTCGTACACATGTCAATGTAAGTATTTG ATCCTGCGACTCATCCCCATTAGCCAAAGTGCTGCTATTTGTGCTGTCAGTTGA
- the casp9 gene encoding caspase-9 has translation MEEGHKKILQRYRIDIVTSLDPSSVYDRLLQKEVFTPEMIEKIKSSGTPRDQARQLARDLATRGSRAFPLFVECLQDSEQHSLAELLRSGGSMSNDLILPVVRTLPVSSAVDFQEQIKAAPIYPLHSPTPSPGEENRQAQTQIRTRMEGRRRRDSFQIYKMDATPCGHCFIINNVDFEPQSELSNRTGSNIDCDRLERRFKALHFLVEVRTNLKQRRLKHELSYLSKKDHLPYDCCVVIILSHGTEVNHNRFPGAVYGVDGQYVPVQHITNYFNGKHCPTLQGKPKLFFIQACGGGEKDQGFEVPSDEFESSEGGIDDQTDAIPASSSSDSLSTSDEPDAGATLPTPSDILVSYSTFPGYVSWRDTQSGSWYIETLDRILEENAATVDLVTMLMMVNNEVSRNSAKGIYKQMPSSFNSLRKHLYFQTSAPGQNSVQHN, from the exons ATGGAGGAAGGTCACAAGAAGATTCTTCAGCGCTATAGGATAGATATTGTCACAAGTTTGGATCCATCAAGTGTCTATGACCGTCTGCTTCAGAAAGAGGTTTTCACTCCAGAGATGATCGAGAAAATTAAG AGCTCAGGAACACCACGGGACCAAGCCAGGCAGCTGGCGCGGGACCTGGCAACCCGTGGGAGTCGggccttccctctctttgtggAATGTCTTCAGGACTCAGAGCAGCACAGTTTGGCAGAGCTCCTTCGAAGTGGAGGGTCAATGTCCAACGACCTCATTCTCCCAGTTGTCCGGACTCTTCCGGTTT CCTCTGCAGTGGATTTCCAGGAGCAAATAAAGGCTGCCCCTATCTATCCCCTGCACAGTCCTACTCCAT CCCCCGGAGAAGAGAACCGACAAGCTCAGACGCAGATCAGAACCCGCATGGAAGGCAGGAGACGGCGGGACAGCTTTCAG ATCTACAAAATGGATGCCACCCCATGCGGACACTGCTTTATTATCAACAACGTGGATTTTGAGCCACAGAGCGAGTTGAGTAATCGCACGGGGTCCAACATTGATTGCGACAGGTTGGAGAGACGATTCAAAGCACTTCACTTTCTCGTTGAAGTGAGAACAAACCTCAAACAGCGA CGCCTCAAACACGAGTTGTCCTATTTATCCAAGAAGGACCATTTGCCGTACGACTGCTGCGTGGTCATCATTCTGTCCCATGGGACAGAG GTGAATCACAACCGCTTCCCCGGTGCCGTTTATGGAGTAGACGGCCAGTATGTTCCAGTGCAGCACATCACAAACTACTTCAACGGGAAACATTGTCCCACCCTGCAGGGGAAACCCAAACTCTTCTTCATCCAGGCGTGCGGAGGAG GTGAAAAAGACCAAGGCTTCGAAGTGCCATCTGACGAGTTCGAATCGTCCGAGGGCGGAATCGATGATCAGACGGATGCCATCCCCGCTTCCTCCAGCAGCGACTCGCTGAGCACGTCTGATGAACCAGACGCCGGCGCCACACTGCCCACCCCAAGTGACATTCTTGTGTCCTACTCTACTTTTCCGG GTTACGTATCTTGGAGGGACACTCAATCAGGCTCCTGGTACATCGAGACGCTGGACCGCATCCTTGAGGAAAATGCTGCCACTGTTGATTTGGTCACAATGTTAATGATG gttAACAATGAAGTCTCCCGAAACTCAGCAAAAGGCATCTATAAGCAAATGCCAAGTTCATTTAACTCCCTTAGAAAACATCTTTACTTTCAAACCTCAGCCCCGGGACAAAATTCAGTTCAACATAATTAA